One window of Pseudomonas sp. FP198 genomic DNA carries:
- the surE gene encoding 5'/3'-nucleotidase SurE: MRILISNDDGVTAPGLAALYAALADFAECVVIAPDQDKSGASSSLTLDRPLHPCYLDNGFISLNGTPTDCVHLGLNGLLEREPDMVVSGINLGANLGDDVLYSGTVAAALEGRFLNHTSFAFSFVSRQVDNLPTAAYFARKLVQAHGELDLPPRTVLNVNIPNLPLDHIRGIQLTRLGHRARAARPMHVVDPRGKAGYWIAAAGDAEDGGPGTDFHAVMQGYVSITPLQLDRTFNDAFRSLDGWLEGLR; this comes from the coding sequence ATGCGTATTCTGATTTCTAACGACGACGGGGTGACAGCACCCGGTCTTGCCGCGCTTTATGCTGCGCTGGCGGATTTTGCCGAGTGCGTGGTCATCGCCCCGGACCAGGACAAAAGCGGCGCGAGCAGCTCGCTGACGCTCGACCGTCCGCTGCATCCCTGCTACCTGGACAACGGTTTCATCAGCCTCAACGGTACGCCGACCGATTGCGTGCACCTGGGCCTGAACGGCCTGCTGGAGCGCGAGCCCGACATGGTGGTCTCCGGGATAAACCTGGGGGCCAACCTGGGCGATGACGTACTGTATTCCGGAACGGTTGCCGCCGCCCTGGAAGGTCGTTTCCTCAACCATACGTCGTTTGCCTTTTCGTTTGTTTCACGGCAGGTCGACAATTTGCCCACTGCCGCCTACTTCGCCCGCAAACTGGTGCAGGCCCACGGCGAGCTGGACCTGCCGCCGCGTACGGTGCTGAACGTGAATATCCCGAATCTGCCGCTTGATCATATCCGTGGCATCCAGCTCACTCGCCTGGGTCACCGCGCCCGGGCTGCCAGGCCGATGCATGTCGTCGACCCGCGCGGCAAGGCCGGCTACTGGATCGCCGCCGCCGGCGATGCCGAAGATGGCGGGCCTGGCACCGACTTCCATGCAGTGATGCAGGGTTATGTCTCGATCACGCCCTTGCAGCTCGATCGCACTTTCAACGATGCCTTTCGAAGTCTCGATGGCTGGCTGGAGGGGCTGCGCTGA